A genome region from Triticum aestivum cultivar Chinese Spring chromosome 2B, IWGSC CS RefSeq v2.1, whole genome shotgun sequence includes the following:
- the LOC123040424 gene encoding protein STRICTOSIDINE SYNTHASE-LIKE 10 has protein sequence MGRRGSASGWLVLLLALLAVSLVPSCSAAKVKTSPTDWSLHLPLPNGVTGAESLAFDARGQGPYTGVSDGRVLKWGGSAVGWTTFAYHANYRKFPMCTVPVAPSEETESLCGRPLGLAFHRKSGDLYIADAYKGLMRVGPDGGEAEVLATSAGGVRFNFVNGIDIDQVTGDVYFTDSSVTYPRRFNTEIMMNADATGRLLKYDARTKQVTVLKDGLPYANGVAVSHDRTYVVVAHTVPCQAHRYYLQGPKAGHYELLADLPGYPDNVRRDGKGGYWVALNQEKGRPGATTAPVKHLVGVLDGGGVEVEELTAAKGVTLSEVTERKGQLWLGSVELDYIGLVA, from the exons ATGGGGCGCCGCGGATCCGCGAGCGGGTGGCTCGTCCTCCTGCTCGCTCTTCTCGCTGTCTCTCTGGTCCCGTCGTGCTCGGCCGCTAAGGTAAAGACCAGCCCGACGGACTGGAGCCTCCACCTCCCCCTGCCCAACGGCGTCACCGGCGCCGAGAGCCTGGCCTTCGACGCGCGCGGCCAGGGTCCCTACACCGGCGTCTCTGACGGACGCGTCCTCAAGTGGGGCGGCAGCGCCGTCGGCTGGACGACCTTCGCCTACCACGCCAACTACAGGAAGTTCCCCATGTGCACCGTGCCCGTGGCGCCGTCGGAGGAGACGGAGAGCCTGTGCGGGCGGCCGCTGGGGCTCGCGTTTCACCGCAAGTCCGGCGACCTCTACATCGCCGACGCGTACAAGGGGCTCATGAGGGTCGGccccgacggcggcgaggcggaggtgctGGCCACCAGTGCCGGTGGCGTCCGGTTCAACTTCGTCAACGGCATTGACATTGATCAGGTTACTGGCGATGTTTACTTCACCGACAGCAGCGTGACATATCCACGAAG GTTTAATACGGAAATCATGATGAACGCGGACGCGACGGGGAGGCTGCTCAAGTACGACGCGCGGACGAAGCAGGTCACCGTGCTCAAGGACGGCTTGCCGTACGCCAACGGCGTCGCGGTGAGCCACGACAGGACGTACGTCGTCGTCGCGCACACGGTGCCGTGCCAGGCACACAGGTACTATCTCCAGGGACCAAAGGCTGGCCACTACGAGCTGCTCGCCGACCTGCCGGGCTACCCGGACAACGTGCGGCGAGACGGGAAGGGCGGCTACTGGGTGGCGCTGAACCAGGAGAAGGGGCGCCCGGGCGCGACCACAGCCCCCGTGAAGCACTTGGTCGGTGTcctcgacggcggcggcgtggaggTAGAGGAGCTGACGGCGGCCAAGGGCGTGACGCTCAGCGAGGTGACCGAGAGGAAAGGGCAGCTGTGGCTCGGCTCCGTCGAGCTCGATTATATCGGCCTAGTTGCCTAG